GCGGGCAGGACGGTGGAGTTCACCGAGGTGATGGTGTCGCTGCTGGCTCCGCGGACCCGCGCGGGCGTCGCGGACGGGCGCAACGACGCGCTCACGGAGATGCTGCGCGCGCAGTTCGGCGGGCTGACGGCCGAGGCCGCCGCCCGGTACGCGGAGAACTCGGCGCGGGTGCTCGCCCATCCGCGGCTGCGCTCCGGTGGGCACCACGTGCCGACGCTGGTGCTCGCGGGCGAACTCGACCTGTGCACACCGCCCGAGACGGGGCAGCGGGTGGCCGACATGCTGCCGGACGCCGTGTTCATGACGGTGCCGGACGCGGGCCACCTGATGTGGCTGGAGCGCCCGCTTGAGTTCGTCCGGCTGCTCGACGACTTCTTCTCCGGGCGCCCCGTGGGCGAACTGGCCTGCGCCGCCAGGTGATCCGGGCGGCGCGCCGGACCGCCCCCCGCGGCGGGGGGCGGCCCGGACGGGCTTCAGGCCGCCCTGGACGGGAAGAACTTGACGCTGCCCGCGCCCTGGGTCTCGAAGCCCTTGCCCGACTGGATGTCACGCGGCAGCGCGTAGGTGCAGGAGCCGTCGCCGTACAGGCGGGCGGTGAACACCGTCGCGTTGAAGCCGCCGATCGCGGGCTCCTCCGGGTCGCCGAGCGGGTAGCACAGGTAGGGCTCCGGCAGGTCGACCGTGCCCTGGTTGCCGCCGACCGTGTGGAACCTCAACTCCCCGGTCTGTGCCTGCGCGGTGCCGCCGGGCCCCGTGACGGCGATGAGGGCGGCGGCGGCCAGGGCGCCCGCGACGTGTCGAATACGCATGGTGTCCTCTCGGGTGGACAGCGCTGCCCCGGGGCAGCGGCTGCGGCGTGGCGCTCCCATCGGCGCCACTGATCACCGCCCTCGCTACCCGGGCCAACAGCCGCCATGCGGCGGGTACTTCGTTCGTGTGGTTCATGTCGCACGACCGAGTGAGGCGCGCGGCACGGCCGTGTGGCACAATCACCCGCAAGGTCACGAGTGACAGCACGCATGGACCCCGGTCCGCTGTCCGGCAACCCTCCTTCCGTGGCGGGGTGCTCCCGGGTGATGACCGGGCCGCGGGCAGCAAGGTCCGCGGCAAGCGCGGATTGTGGGAGCTGTTGCGCCATGACCACTGTGTCCTCCGGTCGTTCCTCGCTGTGCTCCGGGCCGCCGGGACCCGTCGGCCCGGTCCTGCCCGTGCTCGGCGAGGGCGTGCGGGTCCCGCTGACCACCGGCGGAGAGGTGGAGTACGCGGCGCTCGACTACGCGGCGAGCGCCCCCGCCCTGCGCTCGGTCTGGGCGGACGTGGCGGAGTTCGCGCCGCTGTACGCCAGCGTGCACCGGGGCGCGGGACACCTGTCGCAGCGCGCCACGGACCTGTTCGAACGCAGCCGGGCCGAGGTGGCCGCGTTCCTCGGCTGCCGCGCGGCGGACCGGGTGGTGTTCACCCGGTCCACGACCGACTCGCTGAACCTGCTGGCCGCCGCGCTGCCCGCCGGCACGCGGGTGTTCGTGTTCGAGACGGAGCACCACGCGGCGCTGCTGCCGTGGCGCCGCCACCAGGTCACGTTCCTGGCCGCGCCGCGCTCGCCGGACGCGGCGGTGCGCACGGCCGGGGATGCGTTGGCCTCGGCCCCCGCGGGGGTGCCGAAACTGCTGTGCGTCACCGGGGCGTCGAACGTGACCGGGGAGCTGTGGCCGGTGCGTGAACTCGCGGCCGTGGCGCACCGGCACGGGGCGCGCGTCGTGCTGGACGCGGCGCAGCTCGTGCCCCACCGCCCGGTGGACGTCGCCGCCCTGGGCGTCGACTGGGTGGCGTTCTCCGGGCACAAGCTGTACGCGCCGTTCGGCACCGGGGTGCTGGCCGGGCGCGCCGACTGGCTGGACGAGGCGGAACCGTACCTCGCGGGCGGCGGCGCGACCCGGGTGGTCGCGCGCGGCACGGCGGGCGGCGTCGAGGTGGAGTGGGCGCGGGGCGCGGCGCGGCACGAGGCCGGCTCGCCCAACGTGATCGGCGTCCGCGCCGTGGCCTCCGCGTGCGGCGCCCTGGCGGGGGCCGGGTACGAGGCGCTGGCCGGGCACGAGGAGCGGCTGCTCGGGGTGCTGCGCGAGGGCCTGGCCGGGGTGCCCGCGGTGCGGGAGCTCTCGCTGTTCGGGCCGGACGCGCCACGGGTCGCGGTGCTGTCGTTCACCGTGGCGGGGTGGGACGGCGCGGCGTTCGCGCGGGCGCTGTCGGAGCGTTACGGCATCGGGGTGCGCGCGGGGCTGTTCTGCGCGCAGCCGCTGGCGCGGCTGCTGCTCGGCGAGGCGGGCGAGGACGGGACGGCCGGGAACGCCGGGCCCGACGGCTGCGGGGGGCCGTCGCAGGCGGTGCGCGTGAGCTTCGGCGCCGGGACCCCCGAGGAGCACGTGCGGCGCCTGGTGCGCGCGGTACGGGAGTTGGCGGGCTGAGCCCCCGCGCCGGCGGCCCGGCGCGAGGGCGCCCGCGGCGCTCGGGCGGTCAGGCGGACAGCACGGCGGCGAGGCGGTCCAGGGCCCAGACGAGTTCGTCGCGGGTGATGGTCAACGGCGGCGCCAGCCGGATCGTCGAACCGTGGGTGTCCTTGACCAGGACCCCCTCGGACATGAGGCGTTCGCTGATCTCCCGGCCGGTGCCGAGCGCCGGGTCGATGTCGACCCCCGCCCACAGGCCGCGGCACCGGTGGGCCAGGACACCGCGCCCGGTGAGCGCCGTCAGCCCGGCGTCGAGCACGCGGCCGAGATCCGCGGCCCGGCGCTGGAACTCGCCGGTGCGCAGCAGCTCGGTGACCGCCGTGCCCACGGCGGCGGCCAGCGGGTTGCCGCCGAAGGTGGAGCCGTGCTGTCCTGGCCCGAGCACGCCGAGCACATCGCGCCCCGCCACGACGGCGGAGACGGGGACGATCCCGCCGCCCAGGGCCTTGCCGAGCAGCACCATGTCGGGCACGACCCGCTCGTGCTCGACGGCCAGGGTGGTGCCGGTGCGCCCGAGTCCCGACTGGATCTCGTCCGCGATGAACAGCGCGCCCGCGTCCCGCGTCACCGCGCGCACCCCGGCGAGGTAGCCCTCGTCGGGGATGATCACGCCGGCCTCGCCCTGCACGGGTTCGAGCAGGACGGCCGCCGTGGTCTCGTCGACCGCTTCCCGCAGGGCCGGCAGGTCGTTGTAGGGCACGACGCGGAAACCGGGCGCGAACGGGCCGAAGCCCTCGCGGGCCACCGGGTCGGTGGAGAAGCCGACGACGGTCGTGGTGCGGCCGTGGAAGTTGTCCGCCGCCACCACGATCGTCGCCCGGTCGGGCGCGACGCCCTTGACGTCGTAGGCCCACTTGCGGGCGACCTTGATGCCGCTCTCCACGGCCTCGACGCCGGTGTTCATCGGCAGCGTCATGGCGAAGCCGGTCAGCGCGGCCAGGTTCTCGGCGAAGCCGGCGAGGCGGTCGTTGTGGAAGGCCCGCGAGGTCAGCGTGAGCTGGTCGAGCTGGCGGTGGGCGGCCTCGACGAGGGCCGGGTGCCGGTGGCCGAAGTTCAGCGCCGAGTAGCCGGCCAGCATGTCGAGGTAGCGCCGGCCCTCAACGTCCCGTACCCACACGCCTTCTGCGTGGGAGACGACCACGGGCAGCGGGTGGTAGTTGCGGGCCAGCGCGGTGGACTCGGCGCGGATCAGCTCGGCCGACGAGCGCGGGCGGGCGCGGGCGGGCGCTGCGGTCATGACCGGACCTCCTGGGTGCAGCACTTGATGCCCCCGCCGGCCTTGCGCAGTTCCGACAGGTCGACGGGGACGGGAACGTAGCCGCGGCGGCCGAGTTCGGCGACGAGGCCGTCCGCGTGCGGGTCGATGAAGACGTGCCGGCCGTCGGAGACGGAGTTCAGGCCGAACGCCATGGCGTCGGCCTCGGTGGCGAGCACCGCGTCGGGGAACAGCCGGGCCAGCACCGCGCGGCTGCCCGCGGAGAACGCGCCGGGGTAGTACGCGACGTTCTCGTCGTCCAGCGCGAACAGCGCGGTGTCCAGGTGGTAGAACAGCGGGTCGGTCAGGCGCAGCCCGACCGTGGGCACGCCGAACAGCTCCTGGGCCTCGGCGTGCGCGGCCGGCGCCGTTCTGAAGCCGGTGCCCGCGAGCAGCAGGCCGCCCACGGGCACGAGGTCGCCCTCGCCCTCGCAGACGGCCCGCGGCGCGTGCACGTCGAAGCCGGCGGACTTGAACCACAGCTCGTAGGCGGCGCTCTCCGGCTGCCGCTGCGGGGCGAGGAAGCGGGAGCCGAGGACGCGTCCGTCCAGGACGAGCGCCGCGTTGGCGGCGAACACCATGTCGGGCAGGCCGGGCACCGGGGGGACGGTGTCCACGGTGTGGCCGTGGGCGCGGTAGGCGTCCACCAGGGTGTGCCATTGCCGCAGGGCCAGGGCGGTGTCCACCGGCGCGTCCTCGCGCATCCAGGGATTGATGGTGTACCGCACGTCGAAGAACCGGGGTTCGCAGGTCAGGTAGCGCCGGGGGCGCCGCAGGCGCGTGGCTGGCATGTCACCCACGGTAGAAACGGAGCACGGTGGCCGACAAGAAACCACGGTTGCGCGTACACGCGGAAGTGTTGCGTGCTCGGGCCGCTCAGCGGCGATTCGTTTCGTCCGCCGGAGTGGCGGGGCTCGCGCCGGCCTCCGCGCTGTCGGAGAGCAGGTGGGAGAGCACGATGTAGCTGATCGTCTTGTCGATGAACGGCTCGGCCCTGATGCGTTCGAGCACCTCCTCGAAGTGCTGGATGTCCTCGGCCCTGATGTGCAGCAGGGCGTCCGCGCCGCCGGTCACCGTCATCGCCGCCGTGATCTCCGGGTGGTCGCGGACCACCTCGGCCAGCCGTCTCGGCGGGGCGGCGCTGTCGCAGTAGACCTCCACGTACGCCTCGGTGCGCCAGCCGAGCGCGCTGGGCGAGACCAGGGTGGTGAAACCCGTGATCACCTCGGCCTCCCGCAGGCGGTCCACGCGGCGCTTGACGGCCGGGGCCGAGAGCCCGATGGCGGCGCCGATCTCCGCGAAACTGGTGCGCGCGTTCGCGACGAGCGCGGCGACGATCTTGCGGTCGAGGTCGTCGAGTGCCGCCGGGTGACTTGTCATGGTGGGTACCCCTTCGGTCGGCCGAGGCGCGGGACGGTCGGTGCGCCTGCCAGGGGACTACCCGCGCGCGGCCGTGGCCGCGCCCGGCCGGGCGCGCGGGAGCACGCCACCCACCGCGAGCCGGTGGCCCCGAGGGCGCGGCCGGAACCCCCGGCGTCAGCCGGCCCGCGGTTCACCGCCGCCGTCGAGCGCGCCGGTCGCACCCATGGCATCGAGGCACTTCGGCCATGCGGGCCGGAAACACGCCCTTTCCGGCGACCCGCCAGGCGCAGATCCTGACAAAGCAGGGAAGCAGACGGGTCGTCCGAGGGGGCCGCGATGTCCGTACCGCTCTACGTCCCCGTCCTTCCCGTCCGGCAGCACGCGCGACTGGCCTACCTGGATGTCCGGCCGGACCTCCATGCCGCGATGGCCCCGCTGTGGAACCTGCCGCCGTGCCCCGGTGTGCCCCCGGGGGAGCTGAGCGGCGCCCCTTGGCGCAAGGAACTGGACCGGGTCCGGGGAGCGCACCGCCGCCATCCCGGATGGGTCGACGCCCCGTTCGCCGAGGAGGCGCAGATACCGGCGCTGTCGGAGATCCTGTCCGAGTGCACGGCACTCTCCGGACTGCTCCGTCCGGTGACCGGGCCGGAGCGGAGCGCGGCCCAGCGGTCCGCCGCCCTGGAAGCGGCTCGTCGCCACGGCTGCGGGGTGGGCGTCCGCGTGCGCGTCCCGGGTGAGTGGAACGGTGGTACGGCCGAGGACGTCGACCGCCTCCTCGCGCACGCAGAGCCCGATGTGCCCGTCGATCTGCTGCTCGATCTGGGCGCTGTCCTCCCCGGCCGCCCCGACGCCGCCAAGGAGGCCCTGCGCGCCCTCGACGCCCTGTGGCCCTTGGCGGACTGGCGGACAGCCGCCGTTCTCGGCGGAGGCTTCCCGCAGGTCACGAACGAGGTACCGCAGTTGGGCGTACTCCACGAGGAGCCGCGCACCGACTGGCAGGTGTGGCAGGAAACGAGGGCGGGCGACCGTGGCTACGCGCCGCTGCTCGCCTACGGCGACTACGGCGTGCGACCCGTCACCGCGCTCGCCCAGCAGCCGGCCGGCGGAAGCCCGCCCTGGGGAGTCCTGCGCTACACCATCGACAGTTGGTTCGTGCTGTGCAAGGTGTGGAACAGGGGGCCCGACCGCGCGGCGGGAATCCGTGCGGCGGCGCTCCGGATCCGCGAGATGCCCGAGTTCCGGGGTGCGGTCGCCAGCGCCGGGGAGACCTGGTTGCGGGACTGCGCCGAGGGCCCCGCCACATCCAAGGTCGGCACGGGCCAGGCCCCCCACTGGCTGCGGGCCGGGTACATCCAGCACATGACGTACGTCGTCCGCTCTTTGCGTCGGCTCTGACCCGAACGCGTCCCCCGCCTCGGGGCTCACTCGGGCTCAGTCGGACAGCGCCTCCCGCCCGTCCGCGTTCGCCGCGATCCGCCACCCGGTACCCGCGGCGTCCGGCCCACCGCGCACGCCCGGCCCCCCGGCCGCCGGAAGGCGGCCAGGGCAGCGGGCCCGTTGGGAGGCGTGCTGGGCGCGGCGCCGGCGTCAGCCGGCCGCGCCGAGGCCCGTGGGGACGGCGCCGGCGACGCCGTCCGGCGTCGTCCCCACCACGTCGGCCCCGGGAACGTGCCCCGACAGCGCGGTGGGCGTCCCCGACGGCTCGGCGGTGGCCTCGGGCGGCGGCGAGGACGCGGGCGGCGCCTCGTGCCCCGGCCCGCCGTCCTCGTCGCCCGAGGCGGTGAACGCGCCGCCGATGAACGCCGCGACGACCGCCGCGGTGCCGCCGATGAACGCCGCGCCGAGCGCGGTCGTGACTCCGGTGGAACGCTTGCCTCGCTGCCCCACGATCCGCCCCTTTGCCCGCCCGGCCCGATGCCCAGAAGCTACTGCCACGGCCGCGATCCCGCCACGTGTCCGCGCCAGTTCACGCGAAAGCTCATCGGGCGGGGGCGACGGCACGCCGCGCGGGCGCGACGGCTCGACCGGCCTACGGTGGGAAAACGGTCAAGGCCAGTCCACGGTTCCCCGAAGGAGCGCCTTCATGAGCGACACCACCGAGTACGACGTCATCGTCATCGGCGCAGGTCCGACCGGCGAGAACGTGGCCGACCGGGCCCGCGCCGCCGGCCTGTCGGCCGCCATCGTCGAACGCGACCTGGTCGGCGGCGACTGCTCGTACTGGGCGTGCATTCCCAGCAAGGCCCTGCTGCGCCCGTCGGCGGCGCTCGACGCCGCCCGCGCCGTCGCCGGGGCGCGCGAGGCGGTCACCGGCCGACTGGCCGCGGCGGCGGTGCTGGCCAGGCGCGACACGTTCGTCTCCGGCTGGAACGACGAGGGGCAGGTGTCGTGGCTTGAGTCCGCCGGCATCGACCTGATCCGCGGGCACGGCCGCCTCGACGGCCCGCGCCGGGTGGCGGTGGAGACCTCGGGGGGCGGGGTCCGCCGGCTCCTCGCGCGCCACGCCGTGGTCCTGGCCCCCGGCAGCGCGGCGGTCGTGCCGCGGCTGCCCGGTGTCGCGGAGGCGCGCCCGTGGACCAGCCGCGAGGCGACGAGCGCCACCGAGGTGCCGGACCGGCTGGCCGTGGTGGGCGGCGGCGTGGTGGGCGTGGAGATGGCCGCCGCCTGGGCGGCCCTGGGCTCACGGGTCACGCTGCTCATGCGCGGGGAACGCGCGCTGCCGCGCATGGAGCCGTTCGCCGGCGAACTCGTCACCGAGGGGCTTGAGCGGCGCGGCGCAACGGTACGCGCCGGGGTGTCCGTGACGGGCCTGGTGCGGCCCGGCGGCTCGGGGCCCGTGACGCTGTCGCTCGACCCCGGCGGGGAGGCGGCACTTGAGGTGGACGAGGTGCTGTTCGCCACGGGCCGGCGCCCGCTGACGGACGACATCGGCCTCGCGAGCGTGGGCCTCGAACCGGGCTCGTGGCTCGATGTGGACGACGCCCTGCGGGTCCGGGGCGTCGAGGGCGACTGGCTGTACTGCGTGGGCGACGCGAACCACCGGGCGCTGCTCACCCACCAGGGCAAGTACCAGGCGCGCGTCGCCGGCGCGGTGATCGCGGCGCGCGCGGCGGGCGACGCGGTGGACGGCGCGGCCTGGGGGCCGCACGCGGCGACGGCCGACACGGCGGCGGTGACGCAGGTGGTGTTCACCGAGCCCGAGGTGGCCTCGGTCGGCCTCACCGCGGCGGACGCGGAGCGGGCCGGGCGGCGCACGCGCGTGGTGGACTACGACCTGGGCGACGTGGCGGGGGCCTCGTTGTTCGCCGACGGGTACACCGGCCGGGCCAGGATGGTGGTGGACCTGGACCGGGGCCACCTGATCGGGGCCACGTTCGTCGGGCCGCAGGCGGGCGAGCTGCTGCACGCGGCGACGATCGCGGTGGCCGGCGAAGTGCCCGTGGAGCGGCTGTGGCACGCGGTCCCCGCGTTCCCCACGATCAGCGAGGTCTGGCTCCGGCTGCTCGAAACCCTCCGCGGCTGACCCGCGGTCCCGGGGGACGGAAAACGGCGTGCCCCCGCCGTCCCCCGGGCACTAGCATGCCCGCCGTGAGGTGATCTCCCGGTGGCCGCCGCGCGCGGCCACGCGACGTCGGACCTGTACCTTCACCGCGGCCCCGGGTGCCGCGGTCGCTTCGACGCGGAGTCATCACCATGCCGTACGACATCTCGTTCGACGCCCTCCTCGACCGGGCGAACGCCGACCCGGCCGTCCTCGGCGTCCTGCTGTCCGGGTCCCGCGTCCACGAGGGGCTGGCGACCGCACGTTCCGACCACGACCTGTGGGTGGTCACCGCCGACGGGGCGCACTCCCCGATCCGCGCGTGGCACGGGTTCCGCTCCGCACGGCTGGACGTGGTCGTGCTGAGCCTGGCCGAGTTCCGCCTGCGCGGGCTGCCGGGCGACGCGCAGTCCTGGAGCCGTTACGCCTTCGTGCACGCGCGCGTGCTGACCGACCGGCTCGGCGGCGGGATCGGCCGCGTCCTGGACCGGAAGCGGACCTTGACCGCGCGGGAGGCGAGCGCTCACGCGGCCGGCCATCTCGACGCCTACGCCAACCAGACCTACCGGTCGATGAAGAACCACCGCGCGGGCCGGGCCGGCCTGGCGCACCTCGACGCGGCCGAGGCCGTGCCGTTCCTGCTGGAGACGCTGTTCGCCCTGCACGCGCGGGTCCGGCCGTACAACTCCTACCTGGAGTGGGAGCTGCGCCACCACCCGCTGGGCGCGCGCGTGTGGGAGGGCGAGCGGCTGCTGCCGCGGCTGCGCCGCGTGGTGGCCGACGGCGACCGGGCGACGCAGCGCGCGCTGTTCGCGGATGTCGAACGGGCCG
Above is a genomic segment from Streptomyces marincola containing:
- a CDS encoding aminotransferase class V-fold PLP-dependent enzyme → MTTVSSGRSSLCSGPPGPVGPVLPVLGEGVRVPLTTGGEVEYAALDYAASAPALRSVWADVAEFAPLYASVHRGAGHLSQRATDLFERSRAEVAAFLGCRAADRVVFTRSTTDSLNLLAAALPAGTRVFVFETEHHAALLPWRRHQVTFLAAPRSPDAAVRTAGDALASAPAGVPKLLCVTGASNVTGELWPVRELAAVAHRHGARVVLDAAQLVPHRPVDVAALGVDWVAFSGHKLYAPFGTGVLAGRADWLDEAEPYLAGGGATRVVARGTAGGVEVEWARGAARHEAGSPNVIGVRAVASACGALAGAGYEALAGHEERLLGVLREGLAGVPAVRELSLFGPDAPRVAVLSFTVAGWDGAAFARALSERYGIGVRAGLFCAQPLARLLLGEAGEDGTAGNAGPDGCGGPSQAVRVSFGAGTPEEHVRRLVRAVRELAG
- the rocD gene encoding ornithine--oxo-acid transaminase is translated as MTAAPARARPRSSAELIRAESTALARNYHPLPVVVSHAEGVWVRDVEGRRYLDMLAGYSALNFGHRHPALVEAAHRQLDQLTLTSRAFHNDRLAGFAENLAALTGFAMTLPMNTGVEAVESGIKVARKWAYDVKGVAPDRATIVVAADNFHGRTTTVVGFSTDPVAREGFGPFAPGFRVVPYNDLPALREAVDETTAAVLLEPVQGEAGVIIPDEGYLAGVRAVTRDAGALFIADEIQSGLGRTGTTLAVEHERVVPDMVLLGKALGGGIVPVSAVVAGRDVLGVLGPGQHGSTFGGNPLAAAVGTAVTELLRTGEFQRRAADLGRVLDAGLTALTGRGVLAHRCRGLWAGVDIDPALGTGREISERLMSEGVLVKDTHGSTIRLAPPLTITRDELVWALDRLAAVLSA
- the ddaH gene encoding dimethylargininase, producing the protein MPATRLRRPRRYLTCEPRFFDVRYTINPWMREDAPVDTALALRQWHTLVDAYRAHGHTVDTVPPVPGLPDMVFAANAALVLDGRVLGSRFLAPQRQPESAAYELWFKSAGFDVHAPRAVCEGEGDLVPVGGLLLAGTGFRTAPAAHAEAQELFGVPTVGLRLTDPLFYHLDTALFALDDENVAYYPGAFSAGSRAVLARLFPDAVLATEADAMAFGLNSVSDGRHVFIDPHADGLVAELGRRGYVPVPVDLSELRKAGGGIKCCTQEVRS
- a CDS encoding Lrp/AsnC family transcriptional regulator; amino-acid sequence: MTSHPAALDDLDRKIVAALVANARTSFAEIGAAIGLSAPAVKRRVDRLREAEVITGFTTLVSPSALGWRTEAYVEVYCDSAAPPRRLAEVVRDHPEITAAMTVTGGADALLHIRAEDIQHFEEVLERIRAEPFIDKTISYIVLSHLLSDSAEAGASPATPADETNRR
- a CDS encoding beta family protein, which produces MSVPLYVPVLPVRQHARLAYLDVRPDLHAAMAPLWNLPPCPGVPPGELSGAPWRKELDRVRGAHRRHPGWVDAPFAEEAQIPALSEILSECTALSGLLRPVTGPERSAAQRSAALEAARRHGCGVGVRVRVPGEWNGGTAEDVDRLLAHAEPDVPVDLLLDLGAVLPGRPDAAKEALRALDALWPLADWRTAAVLGGGFPQVTNEVPQLGVLHEEPRTDWQVWQETRAGDRGYAPLLAYGDYGVRPVTALAQQPAGGSPPWGVLRYTIDSWFVLCKVWNRGPDRAAGIRAAALRIREMPEFRGAVASAGETWLRDCAEGPATSKVGTGQAPHWLRAGYIQHMTYVVRSLRRL
- a CDS encoding dihydrolipoyl dehydrogenase family protein, whose translation is MSDTTEYDVIVIGAGPTGENVADRARAAGLSAAIVERDLVGGDCSYWACIPSKALLRPSAALDAARAVAGAREAVTGRLAAAAVLARRDTFVSGWNDEGQVSWLESAGIDLIRGHGRLDGPRRVAVETSGGGVRRLLARHAVVLAPGSAAVVPRLPGVAEARPWTSREATSATEVPDRLAVVGGGVVGVEMAAAWAALGSRVTLLMRGERALPRMEPFAGELVTEGLERRGATVRAGVSVTGLVRPGGSGPVTLSLDPGGEAALEVDEVLFATGRRPLTDDIGLASVGLEPGSWLDVDDALRVRGVEGDWLYCVGDANHRALLTHQGKYQARVAGAVIAARAAGDAVDGAAWGPHAATADTAAVTQVVFTEPEVASVGLTAADAERAGRRTRVVDYDLGDVAGASLFADGYTGRARMVVDLDRGHLIGATFVGPQAGELLHAATIAVAGEVPVERLWHAVPAFPTISEVWLRLLETLRG